ACCAAAAAACCTGCTTCCCCAATATGAGGGAGCAGGTTTTAGGTTGTAATGATTTAATGCGCCTTATTCTTGTTAACCGCCAGTTCCAGTTTGAGAATCTGTCGGTGCATTCGTTTCTCCATTGTTGCCGTTGTTTCCACTATCTGGTGGCGTGACCACTTCGCCCGGTGTCGTCACAGATCCATCATTGGAACCCTCACCCGTACCTCCAGGTTCTGTTGTTCCCTGTCCAGGCGGTGTGTTTCCTTCTCCGGTCTGTCCGTTCCCTTGACCTGTCCCGCCGTTGTTTCCGTTGTTTCCATTATTGCCGTTACCAGTGTTGCCATTTTCATTTCCGTTGCCATTGTTACCCTCAGAACTTCCATTCCCCGGCGAACCGTTGTCTGGATTTTCTGTTCCAGGCTGTTCTGTGCCCGGTTCCGTCCCTGGCTCCGTGCCCGTATCTGGCTGTTCCGGTTCCAATTCCTCCGCTTCAATCATCAGCGATATGATATTGGACGGATCAGTCTCCAGTCCCGTAGCTGAATCAACAGCTGTCACATAGTATTCGTAGGTGAGACCCGGGAGTGCACCTAGATCCTGCGCACTGGTCGAACCAACCGCATCTAATAGATGGGTGAACTGTCCCTCAGATGTCTCTTTTCTGTAAATCCGATACTGTGTCGAGGAATCTCCCGTTGCAGTCCAATTCAATGATACAGTTTGCGTAGATGAATCATACGCACCATTCAAACCACTCACTGAAAGTGTTGGTTTCTCTGGTTCTTTCTCCGGTGGAGGTGTCTGGGCTCCTGCTGGAGCTTCGAAGTCCTTCACAGGAACTCCTTTCAACGCATCCCCCATAACTTTGGCAAAGAACGCCGCTGATAGCTTACTGCTATTTTTGAGCATATGGGTTGCATCAGGATTGTCGTAACCCATCCATACTGCAGCAGTCCATTCTGGCGTGTATCCGACGAACCAAACATCACGGTTGGCACTGTTGCCGGAGATACCACTTTGAACGGTTCCCGTCTTACCGGCAACTGGTCGATCCAGACGTGCTGAACGACCTGTACCGTCATTCACGACATTTTGCAGCATCTTAGTCAAGGAATAAGCATTTTGCTCACTCATAACACGTGTCGTTTCCGATTTATCGTGTTTATAGGTCGTTTTTCCCGCGCTATCCTTAATTTCCTTAATGGAATACGCCTGCTGGTACTCACCCAGATTGGCGAATGCACTATAGGCTTGCGCCATTTCCAGCGTATTCGTACCTTTGCTAAGACCACCCAGCGCAATCGCCAGGTTTTTGTCTTCATCCGTAAGTTGGATACCTACGCTTTTTGCAAACTGAACACCTGTATTCACACCAATTTTGTTTAGGAGCCATACTGCCGGGATATTCTCCGATTTTGTAATGGCATCCGTCATACTAATGGTTGAAGAATAACCATGCAAGTTACCCGGGCAGTAATTTCCGAAGCATTGCTTTTCATTACTAAGAGCTGAGTTTGCATTGTAATTACCTGATTCAAGAGCCGGTGCATAAGTCACAATCGGTTTAAATGCCGATCCAGGCTGTCTGCGGCTCTGTGTTACCCGGCTGTAGCCTTTTGTTTGATAATCCCGTCCGCCCATCAAGGCGACGAGACTGCCATTTTCATGGTTCATAATTACCATGGAACCTTGAACTGGCTGATCGTCTTTACTTGACTCAAACAAACTGTCATCCGAGAAAGCACTTTCCATGGCTGTTTGAGCCTGAGCATCCATAGTCGTGTAAATTTTGTACCCGCCGATATTCAGATCATCCTCCGTTTTACCAGTCACTTTTTCCGCTTCACGAAGAACATAGTCGATAAAGGCTTGGTACTTTTGATCTTTCTCAGGCGGTGTATAGTCATAATCTACTTCTTTGGCTTCATCCATTTCCGCCTTGGTGATGTAACCTTGCTCATACATCAGCTGCAATACCACAGCACGTCGTGCCTTGGAATCGTTGGGATTGCTCAGCGGGTTATAGGCAGAAGGCCCTTTAGGCATCGCTGCCAATGTGGCAATTTGCCAGATCTTCAACTCATTAAGGTCAGACACTCCAAAATAAAATTCAGACGCAGCCTTAATTCCATAACGCTGATGACCGAAGAAAATCCGGTTCAGATACATCGTCAGAATTTCGTCTTTTGAGTACTTGCGCTCCAATGCCATTGCAATGGAAACCTCTGTCGCTTTACGGAAGAAGGTCTTGTCACGGGACAAGAACATATTTTTCGCAAGCTGCTGAGTCAGCGTACTGCCACCCTCCACCATGGAGCGGGCCATGACGTCTTTAACCGCTGCACGTCCGATGGACCAGATATCCACGCCCTGATGCTCGTAGAATCGTTTGTCCTCCGTAGCAACAAAAGCTTCCTTTACTAGATCCGGAATATCTTCTTCATTGACCGGCTCCAGCTTTTGAATGGACAACTCGCCCATTAACTGTCCGTTACGATCATATACTTTTGAAGTTTCATTGATTGTTGTTTTGTCCTTGTTGGCTTTGAGCAGATTTTCCCCACTCACCATAATAAATAAATATCCACCCAGTGCACAAAATATGGCGATTGCCATGGTGAAAAACAGTGTCCATCCAACGCGTTTACCCGTAATTTTTTTCTTTTTAGAGGTCTTTGGCTTCGCTTTTTTGGTTGACTTGTTATTACTGTTGCGATTGTTAGACCTCGACAACGGATCGTTTGGCATGTTACCTCCTGACTCCCTTTCAGTTGCATAATTTCTATTCGTCTACTGGCTCAAGCTCCTATTGAGCTTATTTTGCCCGGAATGAAAAGAACAACCCTTATTCAGGTTGCTCTGTTTCGATTCCTATACATGTAGACGAAATGGTTGATAAAAAGGTTTCGTAATTTTTTAAGCTTCGCCGCTATTATCTTGCTGCATCAGCGATACGCTGCGTTGCGGCGTGAACGTGGAGATGGCGTGCTTGTAGACCATTTGCTGGCGTCCGTCGCTGTCAATGACGATCGTAAAATTGTCAAATGCCTTGATCGTTCCGCGGATTTGAAAGCCATTGGTCAGATAGACCGTAGCTGGAATGTTTTCTTTCCGCAGTTGGTTCAAGAACGTATCTTGGATGTTGATGGACTTGTTCATTAGCCGTACCCCCATTGGTTCATTTGAATTCGTGTTATAAGTAATATTCAATATCGCTGAGTAGCTTTCGTGCTATTATATCATGAACGGATTCATATAATCCACAAAAACCCCTTGCCTGCTATTTTGCACCTATGCCTGAGCTTCGCTTGCAACTAGAAGACTTATCCATTATACACCGCTTGTCAGAATTGCAAAAGAGGGACAAATTCTACCCTTTTCCACGTTTCCCTTCTACTTTTCTGGATCTGTATATGTTTTCCCTTCTTCTCTGGCCAACGTCATATTTTTCCGATTCTTTCTATCATGGATTAAGAGTTTGAGGTATGTATTGGTATTGATGAGAACAATAATTAACCAAATTAATGCGACAAGACCTCCAATGGCAAAACCAATTCCAAATAATCCTGAGAAAAAGAGATATAAACTCGCTACTCCGCTCGGTTCTGCACTCATAAAATCTCCCCCTTCACCTTACAAACAAAATCAAATGGCCTGTCATGTGAATTCATTTTAATATTTATGTTATTTTTTTACAATGCATTTCTTTGCTTAAATCTACATAGAACTCCGAATATTCCCTCTTTTAATAACATCATTTCATATAAAAAAAGTAAAAACCTCTACCTTTTATTTCTAAAAGATAGAGGTTCTAAAGTCCTAATCGGTGGCAAATTCCACCTTCGATATTCAGTCAAACTTACGTTTGATCATCTCACATACATGGGCATAATTCCCTGCAAAATCTTCGGTATCCGTCATATCCACCCATTCAATGTCTTTCATATGCCGGAACCAGGACAATTGTCGCTTGGCAAAACGACGTGTATCCCTTTTCAGCCACTCTACCGCAGCCTCCCAGCTTACTTCACCCTGAAGATAAGCCGCAATTTCCTTATAACCGAGCCCCTGCATGGAGATATGTCCTCTCGCTACGCCGCGCTCCAGTAAAGACTTGACCTCATCTACCAAACCCTGCTCGATCATAAGATCAATTCGCTCTTCCACTCGGGCATACAGTTTCTGACGATCCATTGTCAAACCCACAATAAGCAGGTCATATGGAGACTCTTTCTTCTGGGAAGCCAGCTGCTCGGACAACTTCTCACCTGTAAGGTGATAGATCTCCAGTGCACGAACAATTCGGCGCTGGTCATTCGGATGCAGTCGTTCTGCGCTAACCGGATCAATGACCCTCAGCTTATCATGTAACGCCTGCGGGCCATGTTGCTCTGCATAACGGAACTGTTCATCCCGGAACGCTTCATCTGAGCCGCTGTCCGAGAATTGAAAGCCGTAACATACCGATTCCACATACAGACCGGTGCCACCAACAATAAAAGGCAACTTGCCGCGCTCATGGATTTCCCCAATCAGACGTGTGCAGCTCTCCTGAAATTCCGCCACGGAATAGGGGTATTCCGGTTCATGGATGTCGATGAGGTGATGAGGCACACCCTTCATTTCATCGCGAGTAATTTTGGCCGTCCCGATATCCATTTCGCGATATACCTGCATGGAATCCCCCGAAACAATCTCACAATTGAACGCCTGTGCAAGCTCAATACTCATTCTTGTTTTGCCTACCGCTGTTGGTCCAACCAGCACAAGCAGCTTCGGTTTAACTTCCGCTTTCAACATTAATCACTCCGTACAGTGTTTTTGCATTGCCCCGGTCATGTACTTCAAAACCGAGTCTTGTGAACTCCGCGCTGCCGCGCTTCTCTTTCATAACTACCCGCTTGCGAGCAACTCTTTTCGCTTCAATAATGCTCTGTTCATCCAGTGCATTTGGATTCGCATAATCTCGCAAAGGCTGAATGGCGCTTGAATCAAGCATTGGTTCACGGAACATCGGATCGAAATATACCGTGTCACAGCTTCGGTCTGGCAAGGAACGCAGCAAATCGAGATGATTCGCATGCCGCAGCTCAATGCGCCGGAAAGCTTCGTTTACCGCAGGCTTAATGCTCTCGTACTGAGACATGCCTTCTACTAATAACGTATACAGTGGCAGGGAGCTTTCACAGGCGATGACCCGACCACTTTTGCCTACAGCAACCGAGAATACCAGTGCATCTGTACCCAATCCTGCCGTACAATCGATAACGGTATCCCCTTCAAGGATCGCCCCCGCGTCCAGCATCGGATCAGCTTCTCCTTTTAACACACGTTTGGCCCGAACAAATCCCATACTGGGGTGAAACTCAAGCAGCGGTGAATCCGGACGAAACAAACGAACTTTACCCTGAAGCACAACTATAA
This window of the Paenibacillus marchantiae genome carries:
- a CDS encoding penicillin-binding protein 1A, with amino-acid sequence MPNDPLSRSNNRNSNNKSTKKAKPKTSKKKKITGKRVGWTLFFTMAIAIFCALGGYLFIMVSGENLLKANKDKTTINETSKVYDRNGQLMGELSIQKLEPVNEEDIPDLVKEAFVATEDKRFYEHQGVDIWSIGRAAVKDVMARSMVEGGSTLTQQLAKNMFLSRDKTFFRKATEVSIAMALERKYSKDEILTMYLNRIFFGHQRYGIKAASEFYFGVSDLNELKIWQIATLAAMPKGPSAYNPLSNPNDSKARRAVVLQLMYEQGYITKAEMDEAKEVDYDYTPPEKDQKYQAFIDYVLREAEKVTGKTEDDLNIGGYKIYTTMDAQAQTAMESAFSDDSLFESSKDDQPVQGSMVIMNHENGSLVALMGGRDYQTKGYSRVTQSRRQPGSAFKPIVTYAPALESGNYNANSALSNEKQCFGNYCPGNLHGYSSTISMTDAITKSENIPAVWLLNKIGVNTGVQFAKSVGIQLTDEDKNLAIALGGLSKGTNTLEMAQAYSAFANLGEYQQAYSIKEIKDSAGKTTYKHDKSETTRVMSEQNAYSLTKMLQNVVNDGTGRSARLDRPVAGKTGTVQSGISGNSANRDVWFVGYTPEWTAAVWMGYDNPDATHMLKNSSKLSAAFFAKVMGDALKGVPVKDFEAPAGAQTPPPEKEPEKPTLSVSGLNGAYDSSTQTVSLNWTATGDSSTQYRIYRKETSEGQFTHLLDAVGSTSAQDLGALPGLTYEYYVTAVDSATGLETDPSNIISLMIEAEELEPEQPDTGTEPGTEPGTEQPGTENPDNGSPGNGSSEGNNGNGNENGNTGNGNNGNNGNNGGTGQGNGQTGEGNTPPGQGTTEPGGTGEGSNDGSVTTPGEVVTPPDSGNNGNNGETNAPTDSQTGTGG
- the hfq gene encoding RNA chaperone Hfq, producing MNKSINIQDTFLNQLRKENIPATVYLTNGFQIRGTIKAFDNFTIVIDSDGRQQMVYKHAISTFTPQRSVSLMQQDNSGEA
- the miaA gene encoding tRNA (adenosine(37)-N6)-dimethylallyltransferase MiaA, with amino-acid sequence MKAEVKPKLLVLVGPTAVGKTRMSIELAQAFNCEIVSGDSMQVYREMDIGTAKITRDEMKGVPHHLIDIHEPEYPYSVAEFQESCTRLIGEIHERGKLPFIVGGTGLYVESVCYGFQFSDSGSDEAFRDEQFRYAEQHGPQALHDKLRVIDPVSAERLHPNDQRRIVRALEIYHLTGEKLSEQLASQKKESPYDLLIVGLTMDRQKLYARVEERIDLMIEQGLVDEVKSLLERGVARGHISMQGLGYKEIAAYLQGEVSWEAAVEWLKRDTRRFAKRQLSWFRHMKDIEWVDMTDTEDFAGNYAHVCEMIKRKFD
- a CDS encoding class I SAM-dependent methyltransferase, which codes for MYITTGEKEAGHLVERARNLAETTGGTYVPRKRMSLPAMIAHYEIDEIIVVLQGKVRLFRPDSPLLEFHPSMGFVRAKRVLKGEADPMLDAGAILEGDTVIDCTAGLGTDALVFSVAVGKSGRVIACESSLPLYTLLVEGMSQYESIKPAVNEAFRRIELRHANHLDLLRSLPDRSCDTVYFDPMFREPMLDSSAIQPLRDYANPNALDEQSIIEAKRVARKRVVMKEKRGSAEFTRLGFEVHDRGNAKTLYGVINVESGS